In a genomic window of Erigeron canadensis isolate Cc75 chromosome 5, C_canadensis_v1, whole genome shotgun sequence:
- the LOC122602265 gene encoding uncharacterized protein LOC122602265, translating to MDWYSWLSKTNLDPYLVYEYGRTFTHNELQRGDTSYFNHEFLQSMGVTVAKHRLEILKLAKNSIGGRGPRNGFSKMVSAFAKTRMLLSKKIGRCVSSKRMVHTPRPDPNPFRPQWPSSNLRKTMGFEENKEEKVKKMKSGPLDRKVQESYMSPKKVLSASGPLERKVQENMMLMYHSPMDTRPDPNGSGSLDVVGYSPRIGIPCSMMQTGGENDVVSSLWSLMFQDMKPT from the coding sequence ATGGACTGGTACTCATGGTTATCAAAAACCAATCTCGACCCATATTTAGTATACGAGTATGGAAGAACCTTCACACATAATGAGCTTCAAAGAGGAGACACGAGTTACTTCAACCACGAGTTTCTTCAAAGTATGGGAGTCACGGTTGCCAAACATAGGCTCGAGATACTTAAGCTTGCAAAGAATAGTATAGGAGGACGTGGTCCCAGAAACGGGTTCTCAAAGATGGTTTCAGCATTTGCCAAGACTAGAATGCTGCTTTCCAAGAAAATTGGAAGATGCGTTTCTAGCAAACGCATGGTCCACACCCCTAGGCCTGACCCTAACCCGTTTAGGCCACAATGGCCAAGTAGCAACCTAAGGAAAACGATGGGGTTTGAAgagaataaagaagaaaaagtgaaaaagatGAAATCCGGACCCTTAGATAGAAAAGTACAAGAGAGTTATATGAGCCCGAAAAAGGTTTTAAGTGCTTCAGGGCCTTTAGAAAGGAAGGTGCAAGAAAATATGATGCTCATGTACCATAGCCCGATGGACACCAGACCTGACCCGAATGGGTCAGGATCGCTTGATGTTGTGGGCTATAGCCCGAGGATCGGGATACCATGCAGTATGATGCAGACTGGGGGTGAAAATGACGTCGTGTCTTCACTTTGGTCTTTGATGTTTCAAGATATGAAACCTACTTAA
- the LOC122601004 gene encoding uncharacterized protein LOC122601004, with protein MSTLAKRKRNEITAESANCTIFNAIDNRSFTTCTSPPNTPFYIDLGDCTCICEYCGARFWYDERCHQTSVNGHMRYKQCCKEGKVKLPFPGAYNPTIINLFTRNEFLNHIRAYNSMFSMTSFGAKVDDRINDGSAPYVFRVEGQICHWIGTLCPPRNEKPRFLQMYIYDTENEITHRLEPFNSSTEPQLSVNFVSLISKELAMSNKLVKLFHTARDLIRLYNVPNFSIRLYSSYNAQSYDKPSDGCIGAIVNDSDPLSDGFDIVIRNKDKGPQRINKLHLLYMSLQYPLLFIYGESGWSPDMRLTAPAETKDRKLTMNMFYNYQLHDRLNLYTLLLRGGRLFQQYLVDAYVCMEHDRLDYYRYNQSTFRTEHLQGVHDAVSRGDTEGRDIGKRIILPTSFIGGPRYMYKHYQDALAICRVHGNPQYFVTFTCNVKWPEIERHMAQYAPLKAQDRPDIIARVFQLKLKSLLNFIKTENPFGDIEADLYTIEFQKRGMPHRHLLLWVSSSQRIKDAEDIDKYISAEIPDRVLQPDLYRIVSESMMHGPCGLARTNSPCMKLGHCSKKFPKIFEQTTCFDKNGYARYRRRSTTATVVKNGIPLDNRVVVPYNPLLCLYFEAHINVEYCGWSMLIKYLFKYISKSPDRIHYLINRTPAITSDATTNTNPIQVDEIKNFVDSRFICPHEAAWRILNFHIHERNPPVQMLAVHLENMQSVRFKDKINNVANNSYATKTTLTKWLLSNRYD; from the exons atgtcaacTTTAGCAAAACGTAAACGCAACGAAATTACGGCTGAAAGCGCTAACTGTACGATATTTAATGCAATTGACAACCGTAGCTTTACAACCTGTACTTCACCTCCTAATACACCTTTCTATATAGACTTAGGCGATTGTACTTGTATATGTGAGTATTGCGGTGCACGCTTTTGGTATGATGAACGTTGTCATCAGACATCTGTCAATGGACATATGAGGTACAAACAATGTTGTAAAGAGGGTAAGGTTAAGTTACCGTTTCCAGGAGCATATAACCCCACCATTATTAACCTCTTTACAAGAAATGAATTTCTCAATCACATACGTGCCTATAACTCAATGTTCTCTATGACCTCATTCGGTGCAAAGGTAGATGACAGGATCAATGACGGTTCTGCTCCATACGTTTTTAGAGTTGAAGGGCAAATATGTCACTGGATTGGTACATTATGTCCTCCAAGAAACGAAAAACCTAGATTTTTGCAAATGTACATCTATGACACCGAAAATGAAATTACTCACAGATTGGAGCCCTTCAACAGTAGTACTGAACCTCAACTTTCTGTTAACTTTGTTTCACTTATTTCAAAGGAACTTGCAATGTCCAATAAGTTAGTTAAGCTTTTCCATACTGCTAGAGATCTTATTCGGCTATATAATGTCCCCAACTTTTCTATTAGGTTATATAGTTCTTATAATGCACAATCCTATGACAAACCAAGCGACGGTTGCATTGGAGCTATCGTTAACGACAGTGACCCTTTGTCAGATGGATTTGACATCGTTATCCGTAACAAAGATAAAGGTCCGCAACGTATCAATAAGTTACATCTACTTTACATGTCGTTACAATACCCATTGTTATTCATTTACGGTGAAAGTGGATGGTCTCCTGATATGCGTTTAACTGCACCTGCTGAAACTAAAGATAGAAAATTAACCatgaatatgttttataacTATCAACTTCATGATCGTCTCAACTTATATACCTTACTCTTAAGAGGTGGAAGGCTTTTTCAGCAGTACTTGGTTGATGCCTATGTATGTATGGAACATGATAGACTCGATTACTATAGGTATAACCAGAGTACATTCAGAACCGAACACCTTCAAGGTGTTCATGATGCTGTTTCACGGGGAGATACTGAAGGTCGTGACATCGGCAAAAGAATAATTTTACCGACATCATTCATAGGTGGTCCTCGCTACATGTACAAACATTACCAAGACGCCTTAGCGATTTGCAGAGTCCATGGAAATCCACAATACTTCGTTACTTTTACATGTAATGTCAAGTGGCCAGAGATTGAAAGACATATGGCTCAGTACGCTCCCCTTAAGGCCCAAGATCGTCCAGACATTATAGCAAGAGTGTTCCAATTGAAACTAAAGTCATTACTTAACTTCATTAAAACTGAAAATCCTTTTGGTGACATTGAGGCAG ATTTATATACCATTGAGTTCCAAAAAAGAGGCATGCCTCATCGCCATTTGTTATTATGGGTATCCTCTTCTCAAAGGATCAAAGATGCTGAAGATATAGATAAATACATCTCAGCAGAAATACCTGACCGTGTGCTTCAACCAGATTTATACAGAATTGTGTCTGAATCAATGATGCATGGCCCATGTGGTCTTGCAAGAACGAACTCTCCTTGCATGAAACTAGGCCACTGTTCCAAAAAATTCCCAAAAATTTTTGAGCAAACCACATGCTTTGACAAGAACGGCTACGCACGCTACAGGAGACGATCAACAACGGCTACAGTTGTAAAAAATGGTATTCCATTAGACAATCGTGTTGTCGTCCCCTACAATCCTTTACTATGTTTATACTTTGAAGCACATATCAATGTAGAGTATTGTGGCTGGAGTATGCTCATAAAGTACTTATTCAAGTACATATCCAAAAGCCCAGATCGTATACATTACTTGATCAATAGAACTCCTGCCATAACATCCGATGCTACAACAAACACAAACCCTATCCAGGTAGATGAAATCAAAAATTTTGTAGATAGTCGTTTCATTTGCCCTCACGAGGCTGCCTGGAGAATTCTAAACTTTCACATACATGAAAGAAACCCGCCCGTTCAAATGCTAGCAGTTCACTTGGAGAACATGCAAAGTGTACGGTTCAAAGATAAAATCAATAACGTCGCCAACAATTCATATGCAACAAAAACGACTCTTACTAAATGGCTACTTAGTAACCGCTACGACTGA
- the LOC122601973 gene encoding uncharacterized protein LOC122601973, with protein MANPTRRTPGLRSQSPTGRFASSTTSAFTQTTSFFQNHRSASPTRINLYGSSSSTTTYSLLSLYNRQMPRGGSNQTVKKPLQAPKRMCMCSPTSHPGSFRCGLHKSKNNNNQNINSYSANTTSYPSNRLNARRSAMTNSLVRIGTVEGGDLVKRALAALIRPSSHQQRRRTSFQPTRSRLSVMTTY; from the coding sequence ATGGCAAACCCGACCCGAAGAACTCCGGGGCTCCGATCCCAATCTCCAACCGGAAGATTCGCATCATCCACCACCTCTGCTTTTACCCAAACGACGTCGTTTTTTCAAAACCACCGTTCCGCTTCACCTACACGTATCAACTTATatggatcatcatcatcaacaacaacttaCTCGTTATTATCATTATACAACCGTCAGATGCCACGTGGCGGAAGCAATCAAACCGTCAAAAAACCGTTACAAGCACCAAAAAGGATGTGTATGTGTTCACCTACATCACATCCAGGCTCATTTAGATGCGGTTTACACAAatccaaaaataataataatcaaaatattaatagTTATTCTGCCAATACGACGTCGTATCCATCAAACCGACTAAATGCGAGAAGATCCGCAATGACTAACTCTTTAGTACGTATAGGTACAGTTGAAGGTGGTGATTTAGTGAAACGAGCACTTGCTGCTTTGATTCGGCCGTCTTCGCATCAGCAAAGACGGCGGACTTCGTTTCAACCGACCCGTAGTCGGTTGTCTGTCATGACGACGTATtga